The following nucleotide sequence is from Streptomyces xiamenensis.
AGCGGCGGGCCACGGCGGCCCGGCTGGAAGACTGGGGGCATGAGCGAAGCAACCGGCCGCACCGTCGTGCTCGACGTGTGGTGCGACCTCCAGTGCCCCGACTGCCACCGCGCCGAGAGCGACCTGCGGGCCCTGCGCGAGCGGTTCGGCGACCGGCTGGAGATCAGGCGGCGGCACTTCCCGCTGCCGGGCCACCGGCACGCGCAGGCCGCCGCCCAGGCCGCCGAGGAGGCGTACGCGCAGGGCCGGGGCGACGCGTACTGGACGGCGCTGCTGGAGCGCACGGCGGAGCTGCGCGAACGCGGGGAGCCGGTGCTGGGCGAGGTGGCGCGGGCCACCGGGGTGGACGCCGAGGAGATCGAGACCGCGCTGATCGACGGCCGCCACCTGCTGGCCGTGGACGCCGACCAGGCCGAGGGCCAGGCGCTGGGGGTGCGCGGCACCCCCAGCTACGTGATCGCCGGGCAGCGGCTGGACGGCGGCGCGAGCCAGGACGGTCTGCTGGAGCGGATCGGCGAGATCGCCCAGGAGGAGCTCGACCGGGCCTGAGCGCCCCAGGCACCCGTCCCGGCACCCCACGCGGTCAGAGCAGCGGCTTGTGCAGCCGCAGGGCCACCGGGCGGTAGCCGAGGGAGTCGTAGAGCCGGCGGGCGGGGGTGTTGTCGGTGAGGACGCTCAGGCCCAGCAGTTCGCCGCCGGCGGCGGCGGTGCGGCGCTCGGCCTCCCGCAGCAGCGCACGGCCGTGCCCCTGCCCCCGGTGCGCCTCGGCGACCTCCACCGCGTACACGTAGCCGTCCGCGCCGTACGGCAGCCGTCCGGGGCCCGTCGTCAGCCACAGGGTGCCCACGTCGGTGCCGTGGTGGCTGAGTACGCGCAGCACGGCGCCCTCGGTGCGGTGGCCCTGTGGCAGTTGTGCCGCGAGCAGGGTGTCGGCGTGGGCGGCCGCGTCCTCGGGCCCGGCACCCTGCGCGCGCCGCGCGGCGGCGAGCCGCTCCCGCTCCGCCGCGTGCCAGGCCGCGTACTCCCGCTCCCCCATCGGCCGGAACCCGCTGCCCGCCGGGAGCGGCGGCGGCTGGTCGGCCGGTCTCTTGGCCAGCCAGCGGTTGCGTTCGGTGTAGCCCAGCGCCGTGAACAGCCCGAGCGCCGGGGCGGCTTCGGCCGGGATGTCCACCTCGGCCCGTACGCAGCCCCAGCCGCGCAGGATCTCCTCCGCGGCCAGGGCGGCCACCGTGGCCCGCCCGCGGCGGCGGTCCTGCGGCGCCGCGATGCCCAGCTCCTCGATGCGGCCCGCGGCCGGCCCGTATCCGGGGACACGGGTCAGCCGCAGGCCGCCCACCGGGCGGGAGTTGACGCGTATGTCGTAGCCACGGGTCCGGCCGCCATGGGCGGAGCGCTCCTCGGGCCCGTTGGGCCGCACGGTGGTGGTCATCTCGCCTTTCAGGGGTCGATGTCGGCCGCGGAGCGGGCCTGGAAGACGCGCAGCGCCTCGGCGGTCACGGGGCCCGGGGCACCGGGCAGTTCGCGGTCGTCGACGCGGCGCACGGCCTGCACGTCGCGGGTGGAGGAGGTGAGGAAGATCTCGTCGGCCCGCTGGAGCACGTCCATCGGCAGTTCGGTCTCCTTGGCGCCGGCCCATTCGACCACCAGGGCCCGGGTGATGCCGGCCAGACAGCCGGAGGCCAGCGGCGGGGTGTGCAGTTCGCCGTCGAGGACTACGAAGACATTGGTGCCGGTTCCCTCGCACAGGGCGCCGGTGGTGTTGGCGAACAGCGCCTCGGAGGCGGCCTGCTGGTGGGCGCGGGCCAGGGCGATGACGTTCTCGGCGTAGGAGGTGGACTTGAGCCCGGCCAGCGCGCCGCGCTCG
It contains:
- a CDS encoding DsbA family protein; the protein is MSEATGRTVVLDVWCDLQCPDCHRAESDLRALRERFGDRLEIRRRHFPLPGHRHAQAAAQAAEEAYAQGRGDAYWTALLERTAELRERGEPVLGEVARATGVDAEEIETALIDGRHLLAVDADQAEGQALGVRGTPSYVIAGQRLDGGASQDGLLERIGEIAQEELDRA
- a CDS encoding GNAT family N-acetyltransferase, with the translated sequence MTTTVRPNGPEERSAHGGRTRGYDIRVNSRPVGGLRLTRVPGYGPAAGRIEELGIAAPQDRRRGRATVAALAAEEILRGWGCVRAEVDIPAEAAPALGLFTALGYTERNRWLAKRPADQPPPLPAGSGFRPMGEREYAAWHAAERERLAAARRAQGAGPEDAAAHADTLLAAQLPQGHRTEGAVLRVLSHHGTDVGTLWLTTGPGRLPYGADGYVYAVEVAEAHRGQGHGRALLREAERRTAAAGGELLGLSVLTDNTPARRLYDSLGYRPVALRLHKPLL
- a CDS encoding aminotransferase class IV, producing the protein MALIWLDGELRDADSAKVSVFDHGLTVGDGVFETLKTEHGRPFAMSRHLDRLAASAAGLGLPEPDRDEVRRACRAVLDNSEPVPFGRLRITYTGGTSPLGSDRGDAPPTLLIAHAETARRPATTAVITVPWTRNERGALAGLKSTSYAENVIALARAHQQAASEALFANTTGALCEGTGTNVFVVLDGELHTPPLASGCLAGITRALVVEWAGAKETELPMDVLQRADEIFLTSSTRDVQAVRRVDDRELPGAPGPVTAEALRVFQARSAADIDP